The following are from one region of the Pseudodesulfovibrio piezophilus C1TLV30 genome:
- a CDS encoding alpha/beta hydrolase, translating into MYTYLMWTILKLFGIAACFYAGLTAWIFFSQHRLLYRATQTLVASPADRGLCHEDIWLKNSFGTRLHSWWLPVKNPRYVVLFSHGNGGNVSHRLETLSLFNTMGFSTLIYEYSGYGQSQGQSSEKAMRADARAAWEWLVREKGVPPERIILFGRSLGGGVTGLLARDLADQGVSPAALIMESTFSSMTDMATRKYPWLPVRWLVRYRYDTMVNLAAVHVPALFLHSPDDDIVPYAFGVRLFQSYSGPKTFFELSGEHTTGFLSMGSKYVDGLESFVSSLP; encoded by the coding sequence ATGTACACGTATCTTATGTGGACCATACTGAAATTATTTGGAATCGCAGCCTGCTTTTATGCAGGTCTGACCGCTTGGATCTTTTTCTCACAGCACAGATTGCTTTACCGGGCGACGCAGACCCTGGTCGCCTCACCTGCTGATAGGGGATTGTGTCACGAGGACATCTGGCTGAAAAATAGCTTCGGAACTCGTCTTCACAGTTGGTGGCTTCCTGTGAAAAATCCGCGTTATGTGGTTCTTTTTTCTCATGGGAATGGGGGGAATGTTTCACATCGGCTCGAAACACTGTCTCTTTTCAATACCATGGGGTTTTCAACCTTGATCTACGAGTATTCCGGGTATGGACAAAGTCAGGGGCAGTCTTCGGAAAAGGCCATGCGGGCTGACGCACGGGCAGCCTGGGAGTGGCTTGTTCGTGAGAAGGGGGTGCCCCCGGAACGGATCATTTTGTTTGGCCGGTCTTTGGGAGGCGGGGTGACAGGACTTTTGGCCCGGGACTTGGCAGACCAAGGGGTGTCTCCTGCCGCGCTGATTATGGAATCGACTTTCTCCTCCATGACGGATATGGCCACTAGAAAATATCCTTGGCTGCCGGTTCGCTGGCTGGTCCGATATCGATACGACACGATGGTGAATTTGGCAGCGGTTCACGTACCTGCGTTATTTTTGCACTCCCCGGACGATGATATCGTTCCTTATGCGTTTGGGGTCCGCCTCTTTCAGTCCTATTCAGGGCCGAAAACTTTTTTTGAATTGAGTGGAGAACATACCACAGGATTCCTTTCGATGGGCAGCAAATATGTCGATGGATTGGAATCTTTTGTCTCTTCCTTGCCGTAG
- a CDS encoding efflux RND transporter periplasmic adaptor subunit, with product MKYFFPLPVFLLLGAISLAACGADTVPSEKAVPDVSPRETTEARRVLMPRLHEAVGTVQARTESRVESQVTGRVLKILVHPGDTVRAGDELVVLDSRAAQARLEQARQALESVNSLTGQARDVLGAAKADFDKTESTYRRMKQLNSQKVVTDEEVEKAESAFLQAKARLGQAQEGLAAARSRGRESAKVVQEAEIGLGYTTIKAQEAGEVARRQAEPGDLAFPGKELLTLQTGTSLRLEAMVREGLIDLVHLGDSVDVIIAALRDPYPLSGTVDEIEPLADPVTRSFLVKVRLPEVPGVYPGMFGRLRVPLGERETVLVPEKAITRVGQLETVRLCSGETWQTVFVRTGTRHGPDVEILSGLSGGEILGLGAGEE from the coding sequence ATGAAGTATTTTTTCCCTCTTCCTGTTTTTCTGCTGTTAGGAGCGATCAGTCTCGCTGCCTGCGGGGCTGATACTGTGCCCTCAGAGAAGGCTGTTCCCGATGTTTCTCCTAGGGAGACGACTGAAGCGAGGCGTGTGCTCATGCCTCGATTGCACGAAGCCGTGGGAACGGTGCAAGCCCGTACCGAGAGTCGTGTGGAATCACAGGTGACCGGGCGGGTTCTCAAAATTCTGGTCCATCCGGGTGATACGGTCAGGGCTGGTGATGAACTGGTGGTGCTCGATAGCCGCGCTGCCCAGGCTCGTCTGGAACAGGCGCGACAGGCATTGGAATCCGTGAACAGTCTGACCGGCCAGGCACGGGATGTCCTGGGCGCTGCCAAAGCTGATTTTGACAAAACGGAATCCACCTATCGGCGCATGAAGCAGCTTAACAGTCAGAAGGTCGTGACGGATGAAGAAGTGGAGAAAGCCGAGTCTGCATTTCTTCAGGCCAAAGCCCGGCTCGGTCAGGCTCAGGAAGGATTGGCTGCGGCTCGATCTCGCGGCAGGGAATCGGCCAAGGTCGTGCAGGAAGCTGAAATAGGGCTTGGCTATACCACTATCAAGGCTCAGGAAGCAGGTGAAGTGGCCAGACGGCAGGCCGAACCGGGAGACCTGGCCTTTCCGGGCAAGGAATTGCTGACATTGCAAACCGGGACCAGCCTTCGGCTCGAAGCAATGGTCCGTGAAGGGCTTATTGATCTGGTGCATCTCGGTGACAGCGTTGACGTGATCATTGCAGCCTTGCGCGATCCGTATCCTCTTTCCGGGACAGTGGACGAGATTGAACCTCTGGCAGATCCCGTTACCCGTTCATTCCTTGTCAAAGTTCGTTTACCCGAAGTACCGGGAGTCTATCCAGGTATGTTTGGGAGATTACGCGTTCCTCTCGGAGAGCGGGAGACTGTCCTTGTCCCGGAGAAAGCCATTACCAGGGTCGGGCAGTTGGAGACAGTCAGGCTTTGTTCCGGCGAAACATGGCAGACTGTTTTTGTTCGAACCGGCACGAGACATGGACCTGATGTTGAAATCTTGTCAGGCTTGTCCGGCGGAGAGATTCTGGGACTTGGAGCAGGGGAGGAGTAA
- a CDS encoding efflux RND transporter permease subunit, translating into MPEQTPERLGLIPSIVRFFLTSKMSVIFALASIILGVVSVMVTPREEEPQIVVPMADVMVQVPGATADEVEKLVTTPLERLLWQIDGVEYVYSTSFKDAAAVTVRFFVGEDREKALIKLYNAIQKNVDLAPAIVSGWVIKPVEIDDVPLVALTLHAEHGFENRYTDFDLRRMAEELFHRLAEIEDVSRISLYSGRSREVRVEIRPERLAGFNISPLEVFRALKGADRSLSAGVLVSGDRVRQVVSQSFLLSAEDTASLVVGVFDGRPVYLRDVAEILDGPQEPAGYSRIGFTNMALSENAPSVGSVSRPAVTIGVSKKKGVNAVAVADAVVSRVKTLEREVLPDGVTVTVTRNHGKTAQSKVNELLSSLLFAILTVVALLAFSLGWREALVVALAVPMSFSLALFINYLFGYTINRVTLFALILSLGLVVDDPITNVDNIQRHIRMGLKSPLEATLDAVKEVLPPVIMSTLAIIVSFTPLFFITGMMGPYMAPMAANVPLTVTFSTLAALTVVPWLASLLLRSRGMAVRNALPEKSHAQGDVSRALERIYGKIVRPFLGSSRNRWLLLLGIVSGLALCGGLVVMRLVPLKMLPFDNKNELQLMLDMNEGTTLERTDRTVRDFESYLRSVPEVANFVTYSGFPSPMDFNGMVRHYYWRDQPNLADIRVNLADKSQRTMQSHAIGLRIRDELHAIAERNGAALKLVETPPGPPVLATLTAEIYGKPNVPYTALLDGASHVVSLMKDRHGVVDVDVSAESDRLMVDYVLDKEKAALHGVTAEDVVETLRLALSGSTPASVHLSSERQALPVRLVLPRVLRTSIETLGELMMKSSEGAMVPLAELGSFHMVPVDQPIFHKNLRRVAYVYADTAGLPPGEAVLDLQAAVDRDPMPPGTWVEWAGEGEWKITLDVFRDLGLANAAAMLGIFILLVIETGSFIMPLLIMSAIPLTLLGILPGFWLLNVLASETVGGYGNPIFFTATSMIGMIALGGIVIRNSLVLIEFIQSEVKNGMPVKDAIVRSGAVRMRPILLTALTTALGAWPITLDPIFSGLAWALIFGLIASTLFTLVVVPSGYYALYGRDTGEIVAS; encoded by the coding sequence ATGCCTGAACAAACCCCTGAGCGCCTCGGTCTTATTCCGTCGATCGTGCGTTTTTTCCTGACCTCGAAAATGTCGGTGATCTTCGCTTTGGCCTCCATTATCCTTGGTGTTGTTTCGGTCATGGTGACTCCCAGGGAGGAGGAGCCGCAGATAGTTGTGCCCATGGCTGATGTGATGGTGCAGGTTCCGGGTGCGACGGCTGATGAGGTGGAGAAACTCGTCACCACGCCGCTTGAGCGGTTACTCTGGCAGATAGATGGGGTGGAGTATGTGTATTCGACCTCATTTAAAGACGCGGCAGCGGTTACTGTCCGTTTTTTTGTGGGAGAGGACCGGGAGAAGGCTCTTATAAAATTATACAATGCCATTCAGAAGAATGTTGATCTTGCTCCGGCTATCGTTTCGGGGTGGGTCATCAAACCTGTCGAAATAGATGATGTTCCTCTTGTCGCGTTGACTCTTCATGCGGAGCACGGGTTCGAGAACCGCTACACGGATTTTGATCTCAGGCGTATGGCGGAAGAGTTGTTTCACCGACTTGCCGAGATCGAGGATGTGTCCAGAATTTCGCTTTATTCCGGCCGTAGCCGGGAAGTTCGGGTGGAAATACGCCCGGAGCGGTTGGCAGGATTCAACATTTCGCCGCTGGAGGTCTTTCGGGCCTTGAAAGGCGCTGATCGATCCCTGTCCGCCGGGGTTTTGGTTTCTGGCGACAGAGTGCGACAAGTGGTGAGTCAGTCCTTTTTGCTCTCAGCCGAAGATACGGCTTCATTGGTTGTTGGTGTTTTTGACGGCAGGCCTGTTTATCTGCGTGATGTGGCAGAGATTCTTGATGGTCCTCAGGAACCCGCCGGGTATTCCCGTATCGGATTCACCAATATGGCCCTGAGCGAAAATGCCCCTTCCGTTGGCTCTGTGTCTCGTCCGGCTGTGACCATTGGCGTGTCGAAGAAAAAAGGGGTCAACGCTGTTGCCGTGGCAGATGCCGTGGTCAGTCGGGTCAAAACTCTGGAGCGTGAAGTCCTGCCGGATGGGGTGACTGTCACTGTCACCAGAAATCATGGAAAAACAGCGCAGAGCAAAGTCAATGAGTTGCTTTCCTCTTTGCTGTTCGCGATCCTCACAGTAGTGGCTTTGCTCGCTTTCTCTCTGGGATGGCGGGAGGCGTTGGTGGTGGCTCTGGCTGTGCCCATGAGCTTTTCTTTGGCCCTTTTTATCAATTATCTCTTTGGTTATACCATTAACAGGGTGACATTGTTTGCCTTGATTCTTTCATTGGGATTGGTGGTCGATGATCCCATCACCAATGTGGATAACATCCAGCGACATATTCGCATGGGGCTGAAGTCCCCCCTGGAAGCCACTCTGGATGCGGTGAAGGAAGTCTTGCCTCCGGTTATCATGTCTACACTGGCGATAATTGTTTCTTTTACCCCACTTTTTTTCATCACTGGCATGATGGGACCGTATATGGCGCCCATGGCCGCCAATGTGCCACTCACGGTTACTTTTTCCACTCTCGCGGCTTTGACCGTGGTGCCGTGGCTGGCCTCTTTACTGCTTCGTTCCCGAGGAATGGCTGTGAGAAACGCTCTCCCGGAGAAATCGCATGCGCAAGGGGATGTGAGCAGGGCTCTTGAAAGGATATATGGAAAGATTGTCAGACCATTTCTCGGGTCATCTCGTAACAGATGGCTGTTGCTTTTAGGCATTGTCAGTGGATTGGCCCTTTGCGGCGGGTTGGTGGTTATGCGGCTGGTTCCACTCAAGATGCTGCCTTTCGACAACAAGAATGAATTGCAATTGATGCTGGACATGAACGAAGGTACCACCTTGGAGCGGACGGACAGGACTGTACGCGACTTCGAATCTTATCTGCGGTCTGTCCCTGAAGTAGCCAATTTCGTGACCTATTCCGGATTTCCTTCGCCCATGGATTTCAATGGCATGGTGCGTCATTATTACTGGCGTGATCAGCCCAATCTTGCAGATATCAGGGTCAATCTTGCGGACAAGTCCCAGCGGACCATGCAATCTCATGCCATAGGGCTTCGGATCAGAGATGAACTGCACGCCATTGCAGAGCGGAATGGGGCGGCGCTCAAGCTGGTGGAAACACCGCCTGGCCCCCCTGTCCTCGCGACTCTGACCGCAGAAATTTATGGTAAACCGAATGTTCCTTACACGGCTCTGCTCGATGGGGCCAGCCATGTTGTTTCTCTTATGAAAGACCGTCATGGGGTGGTGGACGTCGATGTTTCCGCAGAGTCCGATCGGTTGATGGTGGATTATGTTCTGGACAAGGAAAAGGCGGCCCTGCACGGCGTGACTGCCGAAGATGTGGTGGAAACCCTGCGTTTGGCTCTCAGTGGCAGTACTCCCGCCTCTGTGCATCTTTCAAGTGAGCGGCAGGCTTTGCCAGTGAGGTTGGTTCTGCCGAGAGTTCTGCGGACTTCCATTGAAACACTTGGTGAGCTGATGATGAAATCTTCCGAGGGAGCCATGGTTCCCTTGGCTGAATTGGGATCATTTCATATGGTTCCGGTAGACCAACCTATCTTTCACAAAAATCTGCGCCGGGTCGCTTATGTCTATGCGGATACGGCTGGACTGCCGCCGGGGGAGGCTGTTCTTGACCTTCAGGCTGCGGTGGACAGGGATCCTATGCCCCCGGGCACATGGGTTGAATGGGCTGGAGAAGGAGAATGGAAGATCACGCTTGATGTCTTTCGTGATCTGGGGCTTGCCAATGCGGCGGCAATGCTGGGGATTTTTATTTTATTGGTCATTGAAACAGGCTCTTTCATCATGCCTCTTCTGATCATGTCGGCAATTCCTTTGACTCTTTTGGGTATTCTGCCCGGATTCTGGCTCCTGAATGTGCTGGCAAGTGAGACTGTTGGCGGATATGGCAATCCGATTTTTTTCACGGCAACTTCCATGATCGGCATGATCGCCCTCGGCGGCATCGTCATTCGAAACTCTCTCGTGCTCATTGAGTTCATCCAGAGTGAAGTCAAGAACGGCATGCCTGTCAAAGATGCCATTGTTCGCTCCGGGGCGGTCCGTATGCGACCCATTTTGCTGACAGCTCTGACGACGGCTCTGGGGGCATGGCCCATCACGTTGGACCCCATTTTTTCCGGGCTGGCCTGGGCATTGATTTTTGGCCTGATCGCATCCACGCTGTTCACGCTCGTGGTTGTGCCAAGCGGTTACTACGCCTTGTATGGAAGGGATACAGGAGAGATCGTTGCCTCCTAG
- a CDS encoding PHP domain-containing protein, whose protein sequence is MSIDLHTHSTASDGTFTPTELVRHAHEIGLDAIALTDHDTFSGVREAMEAGKRYGVEVIPGAELSLVSPEGAGWMHVVALWLPEDSEDLRKAFDWVIEGRLNRNHEIVEKLRKLGIHTTYEAVAARASGTIGRPHFAQELLSLGVVSSIEEAFKVWLGDNGRAYVPKRKLEPRQALEILNSIGATSILAHPFALGLNMRETESLVSDLKTLGLDGMEVYYSEHNEADTKAYAAMTERLGLLASGGSDFHGSVKPKIALGKGRGFLDVPNRLLEAMKADRYKKGLPV, encoded by the coding sequence ATGAGCATCGATCTGCACACTCACTCCACCGCGTCTGACGGCACTTTCACCCCGACCGAACTCGTGCGCCATGCACATGAAATAGGCCTTGATGCCATTGCCTTGACTGACCACGACACTTTTTCCGGAGTCAGGGAGGCTATGGAAGCCGGAAAACGTTACGGCGTTGAAGTCATTCCCGGTGCAGAATTGAGCCTTGTCTCTCCTGAAGGGGCCGGATGGATGCACGTCGTGGCACTCTGGTTGCCGGAGGATTCGGAAGACTTGAGAAAGGCATTTGACTGGGTCATCGAGGGCCGCCTGAACCGTAATCATGAAATAGTCGAAAAACTGCGAAAGCTAGGTATTCATACAACCTATGAAGCCGTGGCAGCCCGTGCCAGCGGAACCATTGGCCGTCCTCATTTTGCCCAGGAATTGCTTTCACTCGGGGTTGTTTCATCCATTGAGGAAGCGTTCAAGGTCTGGCTGGGAGATAATGGACGGGCCTATGTCCCAAAACGGAAACTGGAACCCAGGCAGGCACTGGAAATCCTCAATTCCATCGGAGCGACTTCCATCCTCGCTCATCCCTTTGCATTGGGGCTGAACATGCGCGAAACCGAATCTCTTGTCAGTGACCTGAAAACTCTGGGTCTGGACGGCATGGAAGTCTACTACTCCGAGCACAATGAAGCCGATACCAAAGCATACGCGGCCATGACCGAACGGTTGGGCCTTCTGGCCAGTGGCGGGTCCGATTTCCATGGTTCGGTCAAACCCAAGATAGCGCTTGGCAAAGGCCGAGGCTTTCTCGATGTTCCCAATCGGTTGCTTGAAGCCATGAAAGCGGATCGGTACAAGAAAGGGTTGCCGGTCTAG
- a CDS encoding Trm112 family protein: MALNKELVKTLACPQCKGSLTVQPAEDGLACAVCKKIYPVKDDIPIMLVDQAIAEQEWTGSK; encoded by the coding sequence ATGGCACTGAATAAAGAACTCGTGAAAACTTTGGCCTGCCCGCAATGCAAAGGCTCCCTTACTGTTCAACCTGCTGAGGATGGACTTGCCTGCGCGGTCTGTAAGAAAATTTATCCGGTCAAGGATGATATCCCCATCATGCTCGTCGATCAGGCCATAGCAGAGCAGGAGTGGACTGGATCGAAATAG
- a CDS encoding Hsp20/alpha crystallin family protein: protein MVIDFNTLYNFPSRFDRVFEDVFKSSMAEERRLAYPPLNLSNDEEAVYVRAEVPGVRLEDMELTLTDKTLVLKGERHAPQGRYYRQERPVGVFNRVINIGVPVERDKVTATMTDGVLTVTLPKADEVKPRNISIDIA, encoded by the coding sequence ATGGTTATTGATTTCAATACGCTGTATAATTTTCCTTCAAGATTTGACCGAGTGTTCGAGGATGTTTTTAAATCGTCAATGGCAGAAGAACGACGATTGGCCTACCCTCCCTTGAATTTAAGCAATGATGAAGAGGCTGTCTATGTTCGTGCCGAGGTTCCTGGTGTACGGCTTGAGGACATGGAATTAACCCTGACAGATAAAACCCTGGTCCTTAAGGGCGAGCGGCATGCGCCCCAGGGGAGATACTATCGTCAGGAGCGCCCAGTGGGTGTTTTCAACAGGGTTATAAACATAGGTGTGCCGGTTGAAAGGGATAAGGTGACTGCAACTATGACAGATGGTGTTCTGACAGTCACGCTGCCCAAGGCCGACGAAGTCAAGCCGCGCAATATCAGTATTGATATCGCTTAA
- a CDS encoding Hsp20/alpha crystallin family protein: protein MSELAKKEERNVPRYRPATDIIELEDGFRIYIDLPGVKREDLTIDLQDDELAVSGRTSLDPASGEHFLEMQFGNCEYMRSISVTDIIDRENIKANLEGGVLELVLPKVRQIQPRQIEITQL, encoded by the coding sequence ATGAGTGAACTAGCCAAAAAAGAAGAAAGAAATGTGCCGCGCTATCGTCCGGCGACAGATATCATCGAACTGGAAGACGGCTTTCGTATCTACATTGACCTGCCTGGTGTAAAGCGGGAAGACTTGACCATTGATTTACAGGACGATGAACTGGCGGTATCCGGTCGAACATCTCTTGATCCAGCTTCTGGTGAGCATTTTCTGGAGATGCAGTTCGGGAATTGTGAGTACATGCGATCCATTTCCGTTACGGATATTATCGACCGAGAGAATATCAAAGCGAACCTGGAAGGCGGTGTGCTTGAATTGGTCCTGCCCAAGGTCCGTCAAATCCAGCCTCGGCAGATAGAAATTACCCAGCTATAA
- a CDS encoding methyl-accepting chemotaxis protein has product MFENVSLKYKILALAIAGPVIMATVLVFQQVSQISKAGREDILHQSRAVILMAEAARDEMSKKLNMGVIKPFEEFETKEKLLEAVPIITAINMAQLNADKLDYKFRAPKVSPRNPINTPTELELQILDKLKAENLEEYLLEEEHQIRYFRPIRLSKECLYCHGDPKGSTDPAGGTREGWKEGEIHGAFEIIASLDAAQAKIVDAKLFTAVETMIILLLIGAASWFLVNLVIVSPLFRIRNFAQSVAEGELTATPEGSFSAELRIVKDAIAKMVENLKEKMLEAAQQKEEAEVAKGKAETAMSEAKEQEDKANSLLTKMQHVAHDASLIAEQVTSAADQLSSQADQVSNGAEVQRERTSQTATAMEEMNATVLEVAQNSASSASSAQQAKDQAQEGARIVKDAIQAISEVHQLTATLKGSMDQLGTQTTDIGQIMNVIEDIADQTNLLALNAAIEAARAGEAGRGFAVVADEVRKLAEKTMDATKQVGTAIQTIQDGAAANIRSVDTAATAVERATELANQSGASLSQIVEFADETSGQVQSIATAAEEQSAASEEINQAVDDINMIASETVQGMNQSASAITELVKLSNQLRALIDEMNS; this is encoded by the coding sequence ATGTTTGAAAATGTCAGTCTGAAATACAAGATTCTGGCCTTGGCAATAGCAGGTCCGGTCATTATGGCCACGGTTTTGGTTTTCCAACAAGTCAGCCAGATCAGCAAAGCGGGACGGGAAGACATCCTGCACCAAAGCCGGGCAGTCATTCTCATGGCTGAAGCTGCACGGGATGAAATGTCCAAAAAACTCAACATGGGCGTCATAAAACCTTTTGAAGAGTTTGAAACCAAAGAAAAGCTGCTGGAAGCTGTCCCCATTATCACGGCTATCAATATGGCGCAGCTCAATGCGGACAAGCTTGACTACAAATTCAGAGCTCCCAAGGTTTCTCCGAGAAATCCCATCAATACTCCCACGGAACTGGAACTCCAGATCCTCGACAAACTCAAGGCTGAAAACCTTGAGGAATATCTCCTGGAGGAGGAACACCAGATTCGCTACTTCCGCCCCATCAGATTATCGAAAGAATGCCTCTATTGCCATGGTGACCCCAAAGGTTCCACTGATCCGGCAGGGGGCACGCGAGAAGGTTGGAAAGAGGGTGAAATTCACGGAGCCTTTGAAATCATTGCCTCCCTTGATGCAGCCCAAGCCAAGATAGTGGATGCAAAATTGTTCACGGCCGTCGAAACAATGATCATTCTCCTTCTCATTGGAGCTGCATCCTGGTTCCTGGTCAACCTGGTTATTGTTTCACCCCTTTTCCGTATCCGCAATTTTGCACAGTCTGTTGCAGAAGGCGAATTGACGGCAACGCCTGAGGGTTCCTTCTCCGCTGAATTGAGGATCGTGAAAGATGCCATTGCCAAGATGGTTGAAAATCTCAAGGAAAAAATGCTGGAGGCTGCTCAACAGAAGGAAGAAGCCGAAGTTGCCAAGGGCAAGGCCGAAACCGCCATGAGTGAAGCCAAGGAACAGGAAGATAAAGCCAATTCATTACTGACAAAGATGCAACACGTTGCTCACGATGCCTCTCTCATAGCTGAACAAGTGACCAGTGCTGCCGATCAGCTTTCTTCACAGGCCGATCAGGTCAGCAACGGAGCCGAAGTCCAACGCGAACGGACTTCACAAACCGCCACCGCCATGGAAGAAATGAATGCGACGGTTCTTGAAGTGGCCCAGAACTCGGCCAGTTCCGCCAGTTCCGCCCAGCAGGCCAAGGACCAGGCACAGGAAGGCGCGCGGATCGTCAAGGATGCTATCCAGGCTATCAGTGAGGTCCACCAATTGACCGCGACCCTCAAAGGGTCCATGGACCAATTGGGAACCCAAACCACTGATATTGGCCAAATAATGAATGTCATCGAGGATATTGCCGACCAAACCAATCTCCTCGCGCTCAATGCCGCCATTGAAGCGGCCCGAGCGGGCGAAGCCGGACGCGGTTTCGCGGTTGTTGCTGATGAAGTTCGCAAACTGGCGGAAAAAACCATGGATGCTACCAAACAGGTCGGCACAGCCATTCAAACCATTCAAGACGGTGCTGCTGCCAATATCCGAAGCGTGGATACGGCAGCCACGGCAGTTGAACGCGCCACGGAATTGGCCAACCAATCCGGGGCGTCCCTCAGTCAGATAGTTGAATTCGCCGATGAGACCTCCGGGCAGGTTCAGTCCATCGCCACCGCAGCAGAAGAACAATCTGCTGCCAGTGAAGAAATCAATCAGGCGGTGGATGATATCAACATGATCGCCAGCGAAACCGTGCAGGGTATGAACCAGTCTGCCTCGGCAATCACGGAGTTGGTCAAATTGTCCAATCAGCTTCGTGCCTTGATTGATGAAATGAACTCCTAG
- a CDS encoding response regulator has product MELIIVDDHPLFREGLKTIVNRDKRYTVVAEAGNGRDGIKLGKKHKPDIMLVDISMPGKNGIQMMRELKEALPSTNFIIISMHSEADYIVEAFRAGATGYMIKESAASNLIKGLDTVAKGELFLDNALSQEVVFKLLQAKGNTHENEQDPYSTLTSREQEVMRMLAEGLTTKEVADKLYISPKTVENHRTNLMKKLGLQSTVELIRYAARLGLIDLETWAM; this is encoded by the coding sequence ATGGAACTCATAATAGTCGACGACCACCCGCTCTTCAGGGAAGGCTTGAAAACCATCGTCAACCGAGACAAACGCTACACAGTCGTGGCCGAGGCAGGCAATGGCAGGGATGGCATCAAACTGGGCAAGAAACATAAACCGGATATCATGTTGGTGGACATATCCATGCCCGGTAAAAATGGCATACAGATGATGCGTGAACTCAAGGAAGCGCTCCCCTCCACCAACTTCATCATCATTTCCATGCATTCCGAGGCAGATTACATTGTCGAGGCCTTTCGAGCAGGGGCCACAGGGTACATGATCAAAGAATCAGCCGCGTCCAACCTTATCAAGGGATTGGATACCGTCGCCAAGGGGGAACTCTTTCTGGACAATGCCCTTTCGCAAGAAGTTGTCTTCAAACTGCTCCAAGCCAAGGGTAATACACATGAAAATGAACAGGACCCATATTCTACCCTGACTTCGCGCGAGCAGGAGGTCATGCGAATGCTGGCTGAAGGATTGACGACCAAGGAGGTTGCTGACAAACTCTACATCAGCCCGAAAACAGTGGAAAATCACAGAACAAATTTGATGAAGAAACTTGGTCTTCAAAGCACCGTTGAACTGATACGATACGCAGCCAGGCTCGGTCTCATTGATCTTGAAACCTGGGCCATGTAG